The following are encoded together in the Ranitomeya imitator isolate aRanImi1 chromosome 4, aRanImi1.pri, whole genome shotgun sequence genome:
- the LOC138675755 gene encoding deoxyguanosine kinase, mitochondrial-like isoform X2, with protein MFFQKTLRLLGGRTASYNLWRPKFSPCMDRSEHMAGVSHRGPPSTSSGTKTVKRLSMEGNIAAGKSTFLRMLCAAQREWTLVSEPLGKWQHVHSASRQDVDNLLQLLYDDPARWSYTFQTLSCMSRFRAQIEPPPEHLLKQREPVQIFERSVYSDRFVFAKALFELGHLNEIEWTLYQDWHSFLIEEFGKKAALDGIIYLRASPGKCFERLQKRARKEEKTVTQDYLKKLHDQHESWLVEKSTEVHFQHIRDTPVLVLDVDEEFEDNPLVSEHLCNKVKEFVVRL; from the coding sequence ATGTTTTTTCAGAAAACACTGAGACTTTTGGGTGGAAGAACAGCTTCCTATAACCTATGGAGGCCTAAGTTCAGTCCTTGTATGGACAGAAGTGAGCACATGGCTGGCGTGTCACACCGCGGACCCCCGTCTACAAGCAGTGGTACTAAGACTGTAAAGAGGTTGTCTATGGAAGGCAATATTGCAGCAGGGAAGTCCACTTTCCTGAGAATGTTATGTGCCGCCCAGCGGGAGTGGACTTTAGTGTCTGAGCCTCTTGGGAAGTGGCAGCATGTCCATTCTGCCTCCCGTCAGGATGTGGACAACTTACTGCAGCTCTTGTATGACGATCCTGCCCGCTGGTCCTACACCTTTCAGACACTGTCCTGTATGAGTCGCTTCAGAGCCCAGATTGAGCCGCCTCCCGAGCATTTGCTGAAGCAGAGGGAACCCGTACAGATATTCGAGAGGTCGGTGTATAGTGACAGGTTCGTGTTTGCCAAGGCTCTTTTTGAACTTGGCCATTTAAATGAAATTGAGTGGACTCTGTATCAGGACTGGCACTCTTTCTTAATAGAGGAGTTTGGCAAGAAAGCTGCTTTGGATGGAATTATCTACCTGCGAGCAAGCCCAGGAAAGTGCTTTGAGAGACTCCAGAAGAGAGCACGGAAGGAAGAAAAGACGGTTACTCAAGACTATCTGAAGAAGCTGCACGACCAGCATGAAAGCTGGCTGGTAGAGAAGTCTACAGAGGTCCATTTCCAGCACATTCGGGACACTCCAGTCCTTGTGTTAGATGTTGATGAGGAATTTGAAGACAATCCGTTAGTTAGTGAGCATCTATGTAATAAAGTCAAGGAGTTTGTTGTCAGGCTATAA
- the LOC138675755 gene encoding deoxyguanosine kinase, mitochondrial-like isoform X1, giving the protein MEPGRIVHMFFQKTLRLLGGRTASYNLWRPKFSPCMDRSEHMAGVSHRGPPSTSSGTKTVKRLSMEGNIAAGKSTFLRMLCAAQREWTLVSEPLGKWQHVHSASRQDVDNLLQLLYDDPARWSYTFQTLSCMSRFRAQIEPPPEHLLKQREPVQIFERSVYSDRFVFAKALFELGHLNEIEWTLYQDWHSFLIEEFGKKAALDGIIYLRASPGKCFERLQKRARKEEKTVTQDYLKKLHDQHESWLVEKSTEVHFQHIRDTPVLVLDVDEEFEDNPLVSEHLCNKVKEFVVRL; this is encoded by the exons ATGGAGCCGGGCCGCATCGTGCAT ATGTTTTTTCAGAAAACACTGAGACTTTTGGGTGGAAGAACAGCTTCCTATAACCTATGGAGGCCTAAGTTCAGTCCTTGTATGGACAGAAGTGAGCACATGGCTGGCGTGTCACACCGCGGACCCCCGTCTACAAGCAGTGGTACTAAGACTGTAAAGAGGTTGTCTATGGAAGGCAATATTGCAGCAGGGAAGTCCACTTTCCTGAGAATGTTATGTGCCGCCCAGCGGGAGTGGACTTTAGTGTCTGAGCCTCTTGGGAAGTGGCAGCATGTCCATTCTGCCTCCCGTCAGGATGTGGACAACTTACTGCAGCTCTTGTATGACGATCCTGCCCGCTGGTCCTACACCTTTCAGACACTGTCCTGTATGAGTCGCTTCAGAGCCCAGATTGAGCCGCCTCCCGAGCATTTGCTGAAGCAGAGGGAACCCGTACAGATATTCGAGAGGTCGGTGTATAGTGACAGGTTCGTGTTTGCCAAGGCTCTTTTTGAACTTGGCCATTTAAATGAAATTGAGTGGACTCTGTATCAGGACTGGCACTCTTTCTTAATAGAGGAGTTTGGCAAGAAAGCTGCTTTGGATGGAATTATCTACCTGCGAGCAAGCCCAGGAAAGTGCTTTGAGAGACTCCAGAAGAGAGCACGGAAGGAAGAAAAGACGGTTACTCAAGACTATCTGAAGAAGCTGCACGACCAGCATGAAAGCTGGCTGGTAGAGAAGTCTACAGAGGTCCATTTCCAGCACATTCGGGACACTCCAGTCCTTGTGTTAGATGTTGATGAGGAATTTGAAGACAATCCGTTAGTTAGTGAGCATCTATGTAATAAAGTCAAGGAGTTTGTTGTCAGGCTATAA